In one window of Harpia harpyja isolate bHarHar1 chromosome 11, bHarHar1 primary haplotype, whole genome shotgun sequence DNA:
- the SLC30A7 gene encoding zinc transporter 7 isoform X3, whose amino-acid sequence MFFDCTALLAGLAASVISKWRSNDAFSYGYVRAEVLAGFVNGLFLIFTAFFIFSEGVERALEPPDVHHERLLPVSILGFIVNLIGIFVFQHGGHGHSHGSGHEHSRSLFNGGLSHGHSHGGHGHGHEHKHAHGHTHGHGHSHGHSQGQDYCHDDHSLEGMGGSSKQILQGVFLHIVADTLGSVGVIISAILMQNYGLMIADPICSMLIALLIGVSIVPLLKESIGILMQRTPPSLENALPQCYQRVQQLQGVYSLHDPHFWTLCTDVYIGTLKLLVAPDADGRWILSQTHNIFTQAGVRQLYIQIDVAAM is encoded by the exons atgttttttGACTGTACTGCTTTATTGGCTGGATTAGCGGCTTCAGTTATTTCAAAATGGAGGTCAAATGATGCTTTCTCATATGG GTATGTTCGAGCAGAAGTACTTGCTGGTTTTGTAAATGGTTTATTCCTCATCTTTACAGCATTCTTCATTTTTTCAGAAGGTGTTGAG agagCACTTGAGCCTCCTGACGTGCATCATGAGAGACTTCTTCCTGTTTCTATACTAGGATTCATTGTAAATCTAATAGGAATATTTGTTTTTCAACATGGAGGTCATGGGCATTCACATGGCTCTG GGCATGAACACAGCCGTTCTCTATTTAATGGTGGTCTTAGCCATGGACACAGTCATGGAGGTCATGGTCACGGCCATGAACATAAACATGCCCATGGACACACTCATGGTCATGGCCATAGCCATGGACACTCTCAAGGTCAGGATTATTGTCATG ATGACCATTCTCTTGAAGGCATGGGTGGATCCAGCAAACAGATTTTACAAG GTGTATTTCTACACATTGTTGCAGACACGCTTGGAAGTGTTGGTGTAATCATATCTGCTATATTGATGCAGAACTATGGTCTAATGATAGCAGATCCTATTTGTTCAATGCTGATAGCGCTACTTATAGGTGTAAG tattGTTCCACTTCTAAAAGAATCCATTGGAATTCTGATGCAGCGAACTCCTCCTTCCTTGGAAAACGCCCTGCCTCAGTGCTACCAGAGG GTGCAGCAGTTGCAAGGAGTTTACAGTTTACACGATCCACATTTCTGGACCCTCTGTACTGATGTTTACATAGGGACTTTGAAATTATTAGTAGCTCCTGATGCTGATGGAAGGTGGATTCTAAGCCAGACTCACAATATTTTTACTCAG GCAGGAGTAAGACAGCTTTACATACAGATTGATGTCGCAGCCATGTAG